One genomic segment of Bacteroidota bacterium includes these proteins:
- a CDS encoding O-methyltransferase gives MISDRRLLEYAESVSSPESDLLRLLDRDTHLHVVAPNMLSGHIQGKFLEMISHMIRPATILEIGTYTAYGTICLAAGLREGGILHTIESNIEIKGMIQTYLTKAGLDHRVKVHFGDALQIIPAFNEVFDLVFIDGAKEQYISYYEMVFDKVRPGGFILADNVLWGGKVLDEKPDTSTRAILDFNCRVRDDRRVDNVLLPMRDGMMLIRKIS, from the coding sequence ATGATTAGCGACAGACGTTTGCTGGAATACGCCGAATCTGTAAGCAGTCCTGAAAGTGATCTGCTTCGTTTGCTCGATCGCGACACCCATTTGCATGTTGTTGCTCCCAATATGCTTTCGGGGCATATCCAGGGAAAGTTCCTGGAGATGATCAGCCATATGATCCGTCCTGCAACCATACTCGAAATCGGCACCTATACTGCTTATGGGACGATTTGCCTGGCAGCCGGCCTTCGGGAAGGAGGCATCCTGCATACCATCGAGAGTAATATAGAAATAAAGGGAATGATCCAGACCTACCTTACGAAAGCCGGACTGGATCATAGGGTGAAGGTACATTTCGGGGATGCTTTGCAGATCATTCCTGCTTTTAACGAGGTTTTCGACCTTGTGTTCATAGATGGCGCCAAAGAGCAATACATTTCCTATTATGAAATGGTTTTCGATAAGGTCCGTCCAGGAGGATTTATCCTTGCAGATAATGTGCTTTGGGGTGGAAAGGTACTGGATGAGAAACCCGATACTTCTACACGGGCAATCCTGGATTTTAATTGCAGGGTCAGGGATGATCGAAGAGTCGATAATGTGTTGCTTCCCATGAGGGATGGGATGATGCTCATCCGAAAAATATCATGA
- a CDS encoding PAS domain S-box protein — MESNGNRPLTPIDDRELHAYEAILKNSLIGILYLVNDREILHINDRLASILGYTSKELAGKSVATIHLDEEHFIGFGEKHYFNLQVKDIVTEWPFRHKNGQTVWCRLTGKAIDPTNANKGVIWLMEDISNERDYKAQLAESEEKYKAFFEMSPEGSVILNKKGVVTHCNPAFFEIYNTEPDRIIGKHFTQLSLFSKKDLPKYIKIFASLILGKSDVQYNFDWLDHEGKQRKGEAHVGIIREKGAITGIHAIARDITAKHEIQEKLRESEKKYRELAELLPEVVFETNRKGQITYVNKATLTKFGYSEADVIGQKVNFRDIIHPEDLPVLMERLDLIMQGKNISGNEYRARTKDGKEIMLQIFNTPIINHSMITGLRGIAVDITARKVQEEILKAREQTLSGIYRAVPNGIGMIIDRTFIEVNDAFCKMSGYSREELIGRNARMIYPSNAEYDEVGREKYRKIRESGTGSIETQIQTKDGRILDIFMSSTPIDATDWGKGVVFTATDITYLKNTEKELIRAKEKAEESDRLKSAFLANVSHEIRTPMNGIIGFSGLLNEPDTSDKKRAEFSKIINDSCMQLLGIVDDILDISKIETGQMKLIDEPVNLNDLMQELHDFFSHQANMQGISFYMKTGLPIDKSQIRSDHKRLNQILNNLLNNAFKYTDHGYIRFGYDVKNNEVEFYVEDSGCGIDEKDLPYVFDRFYQVDDPSVVKQRGTGLGLSISKGLAEFLGGRIWVESKPGKGSVFRFTIPYFPTADKLQTRKENSGFLPEIAGAPANIKILIAEDDDTNYQYLYELLFRKSLTIYRACDGQECIDFINSGKHIDMIFMDIKMPRLDGYEATRIIRRSKPDLTIIALTAYAMEEDRVKALDAGCNDYISKPVLPSGLYRMLEKYFPELKS; from the coding sequence ACCTTGATGAAGAACACTTTATAGGATTTGGCGAAAAACACTATTTCAACCTTCAGGTAAAGGACATTGTTACTGAATGGCCTTTCCGGCATAAGAACGGACAAACCGTCTGGTGCCGGCTAACAGGAAAAGCCATTGATCCAACCAACGCGAACAAGGGGGTAATATGGCTGATGGAAGACATCTCCAATGAAAGGGATTACAAAGCACAACTAGCTGAAAGCGAGGAAAAATACAAAGCTTTCTTTGAAATGTCACCGGAAGGTTCTGTGATCCTGAATAAAAAAGGAGTAGTCACACATTGCAATCCGGCATTTTTCGAAATCTATAACACAGAACCCGACAGGATAATCGGTAAACATTTTACACAGCTTTCCCTGTTTTCGAAAAAAGATCTGCCCAAATACATAAAAATATTTGCATCGCTCATACTGGGCAAATCTGATGTGCAATATAACTTTGATTGGTTAGACCATGAAGGCAAACAGCGCAAAGGAGAGGCTCATGTCGGTATTATCCGTGAAAAAGGGGCAATCACCGGCATTCATGCCATTGCCAGGGATATAACTGCCAAACATGAAATACAGGAAAAGCTCAGGGAAAGTGAAAAAAAATACCGGGAGCTTGCCGAATTGTTACCTGAGGTTGTTTTTGAAACCAACAGGAAAGGACAAATCACTTATGTTAACAAGGCAACACTAACCAAATTCGGATATTCTGAAGCAGATGTTATCGGACAAAAAGTGAATTTTCGTGATATCATCCATCCCGAAGATCTGCCGGTTCTCATGGAAAGGCTTGATTTGATCATGCAGGGGAAAAATATCAGTGGAAATGAATACCGTGCCAGAACCAAAGATGGTAAAGAAATAATGCTGCAAATCTTCAATACCCCAATTATTAATCATTCCATGATCACAGGACTCAGGGGTATTGCTGTAGATATAACGGCTCGAAAAGTCCAGGAAGAGATACTCAAAGCCAGGGAGCAAACCTTATCGGGAATATACCGCGCCGTGCCAAATGGCATCGGGATGATCATCGACCGGACTTTTATTGAAGTAAACGATGCATTTTGCAAAATGAGCGGATATTCACGGGAGGAGCTTATTGGCAGGAATGCCAGAATGATTTACCCTTCCAATGCAGAGTATGATGAAGTGGGGCGTGAAAAATACCGGAAAATTAGGGAAAGTGGTACAGGAAGCATTGAAACCCAAATTCAAACCAAAGACGGAAGGATCCTGGATATTTTCATGAGCTCAACACCCATTGATGCAACCGACTGGGGCAAAGGTGTGGTGTTTACTGCAACCGATATCACATATTTGAAAAATACGGAAAAGGAACTGATTCGGGCCAAGGAGAAAGCAGAGGAAAGCGACCGCCTGAAATCGGCTTTCCTGGCCAATGTCAGCCATGAGATCCGTACACCTATGAACGGGATCATAGGTTTTTCGGGCTTGTTGAACGAACCTGATACCAGTGATAAAAAAAGGGCAGAGTTCTCAAAAATCATCAACGATAGTTGTATGCAATTGCTTGGGATAGTCGACGATATCCTGGATATTTCGAAAATTGAAACCGGCCAGATGAAACTTATTGACGAACCGGTGAATCTGAATGACCTCATGCAGGAACTTCATGATTTCTTTTCCCACCAGGCCAATATGCAAGGGATTTCATTCTATATGAAGACGGGCTTGCCAATTGATAAATCGCAGATCCGTAGCGATCATAAAAGGTTGAATCAGATACTGAATAACTTGCTTAACAATGCATTCAAATATACTGACCATGGTTACATCCGGTTTGGGTATGATGTAAAAAATAACGAAGTTGAGTTTTATGTGGAGGATTCGGGCTGCGGAATCGATGAGAAAGACCTTCCCTATGTGTTCGACCGCTTTTATCAGGTTGATGATCCTTCCGTAGTGAAGCAAAGAGGAACCGGGCTGGGATTATCCATATCAAAAGGGCTTGCGGAATTCCTTGGGGGGCGCATTTGGGTGGAATCGAAACCCGGAAAAGGTTCGGTTTTCCGTTTTACTATTCCTTATTTTCCAACCGCTGACAAATTGCAAACACGAAAAGAAAATTCCGGTTTTTTACCGGAGATTGCCGGCGCTCCCGCTAACATTAAGATCCTGATTGCTGAAGACGACGACACCAATTATCAGTATCTCTATGAGTTACTCTTCAGGAAATCGCTCACCATTTACCGTGCCTGTGACGGCCAGGAATGCATTGACTTTATCAATTCCGGCAAGCACATTGACATGATTTTCATGGATATAAAAATGCCCCGTCTTGATGGATACGAGGCTACCCGGATCATACGAAGGAGCAAACCCGATTTGACCATCATTGCTCTCACCGCCTATGCGATGGAAGAAGACCGGGTCAAAGCGCTGGATGCTGGCTGTAACGATTATATCTCCAAACCGGTTTTACCTTCAGGACTGTACAGGATGCTTGAAAAATATTTTCCAGAATTGAAATCATGA